One Heyndrickxia oleronia genomic window, CCTTGAAATGAGAATCCTGCAGCCATAAATATTCCAAGCATGGACATGAATCCGCCATGGAATGGGGCATCACCAACAGTGAAGTTCTTAAAACCTACAGGTTCGCCACCCATAATGCCGAAGATCATTAAAAAACCTGTAATAATAAATACGATAACAGTTATGACTTTAATGAGGGAAAACCAAAATTCAGCTTCACCAAATCCTTTAACAGATAAATAATTTAAGAGAAACATAATGACTAAGCAAATACTACTCCAAATTAAAGAAGGAGTATGTGGAAACCAGAACTTCATAATTATAGTGACTGCTGATAATTCTGCGGCAATTGTAATCGCCCAGTTATACCAGTAATTCCATCCAAGAGCAAACCCCAAAGAGGGATCAACAAATCTTGATGCATACGTACTGAATGTTCCAGATACAGGCATAAAGGCAGCCATCTCTGCAAGACTGGTCATTAGAAAATAAACCATGATTCCGATTAATAGATATGCGACGATTACTCCACCTGGGCCTGCTGTATGGATCGCTCCACCACTAGCCAAGAAGAGACCGGTACCAATGGTACCTCCAAGTGAAATCATCGATAGATGTCGGGATTTTAATTTGCGTTTTAGTTGAGGTTCTTGTTGATTATCCATGTAGAAATACACTCCCTTTTCATAATAAGCGTCGGACCTTAAGAGGTGGTCGCTTAATTGATTATTGGAAGGGTGGGGAATAAACAAAAATGCCACGAAAAAGATTTCGCGGCATTGTAAACACCCCGCATCATACCTTCCGAAGATAGCACAACACGTTCATTTGGAATCAATAAACGTGACAGTTCTGCTCCTATTTGGATACAGCCCCAGCCGATACACACAGAGATGTGTACAAGCTTCGGCAGTTATTCCTTTCAGATGGAGTTATCAATCTCTCTGGATCTCGTCCGTCTTACTCTTAATAACCGCGACCTCTACCCCATCGGTTTGATGAGGATTTTTTTATTTAGTTCATAATTTACTATTATAAAATAATTTTATAATAAATCAATGGTAAATTTTTTGAAACGATATTTTGGCTTCTATTTTTTAAATTTATACGGCAATGTTGAAACAACAATGTCCTTTTGCCACAGCAATCTGGCTCTTATCAATAGAGCTGATTGATTGTGTAAAATAGTGTGCCATCTTTTTTTAGGGATGAATTGTGGGACTAATACAGTCACCATATAATGCTTTTCTGTTGCTTTGGCTTGTATCGTTTCTAAAAATTTACACAAAGGATGAAGTATACTCCGATAGGATGAATAAAGTGTCACAAGGCGAACCCCATTATTTAATTCAGCCCATTGTAGCTCCATCTTTTTTTCATCTTCCTTATCGAAGGCAACATATACAGCAATTACTTGATCAGATAAAGATTTTGCATAATTAATCGAGCGATCCACAACCGTTGTTATTCCCGCAACAGGCACTATAAAAATGTTTCCCTTAATTTCTTCCTCTATATGCTTTGATAAACGTAGCTGTTCTCCAACCGCTGAGTAATGTTTTTTTATCTGATAAAACGTATATACAACAATAGGTAGGAAGATAATGACAAACCAAACCTGATGGAATTTAGTTACAAAAAGAATCGCTAGTACAAGAAACGAAATCAGTGCACCTATTAAATTAATAGCTAGTTTACCAATCCATCCTTTCGGTTTTTCTCTTAACCATTTCATACTCATACCTGTTTGAGAAAGGGTAAATGGAATAAAAACGCCTACTGCATATAAGGGAATTAAATGCTCTGTTTTTCCTTTAAATGCTATGATGAGCAAAATAGAAGCAATGCTTAAAAAAATGATTCCATTTGAGTATCCCAAACGATCCCCTCTAATCGAGAACATTCTTGGCATATACTTATCCCTGGATAAACTGTAAGCTAACATAGGAAATGCCGAGAAACCTGTATTAGCAGCAAGTACTAATATTAAAGCAGTAGTTCCTTGTACAAAGAAATAAAGGAAATTTCGTCCGAATGTTTGTGCTGCAATTTGAGAAATCACTGTTTCATTTCCTTTAGGAGCAATTCCAAACCAATAGGTTAAAAAAGTAATTCCCGAGAATAGAACAGCAAGAATAAATCCCATTAAGGCTAATGTTGCAGCAGCATTTTTTGCAGCCGGTGCTTTAAAATTTGGGACAGCATTCGAAATCGCTTCTACACCAGTCAAAGCTGAGCAGCCTGATGAAAAGGCGCGTAGTAATAGGAATAAAGAAATTCCTGCTACCGGTGTCCCAATGGATGTATGCAATTGTGGTGACACTTGCCCTGTTGCAATTTTAAACATCCCTACAAAAATCAGCATCACTAAAGCAAAAACAAATAAATAGATAGGATAGGCTAAAACTGCTGCAGATTCAGTTAAACCACGTAAATTTAATATTGTAATAAAAATGACAAGCATGACGGCAATAAACACATTATGCTCGTGCAAGATAGGAAACGCTGATGTGATGGCATCGGTACCCGCAGAAATACTAACAGCCACGGTTAGTATATAATCAACTAATAAAGAACCTCCCGCAATTAAACCAGGATTGATACCGAGATTTTCCTTAGAGACAATATAAGCACCTCCACCCTGAGGGTAAGAGAAAATAATTTGACGATAAGATAAGGTAAGTGCTGCTAAAAGAAATAAAACGCCGATCGCTATCGGGATCGTATACCAGAAGGCTAATGTACTAATCGTCGCTAAAACGATTAAAATTTGTTCTGTACCATAGGCAACAGAAGATAAGGCATCAGATGAAAGAATAGCTAATGCTTTAAGTTTTGTTAGCTTTTGTTCACCAAGTTCATGTGTTTTTAATGGCCTTCCAATTAATAAGCGTTTAAATGAACTGTACATAAATAAAGTCTCCTTAATGTAAGTCTGTTTGATGTCTTGATTATTTAAAATTGCACAGCAAAAAACCACAGAGGGATGCAGTCCTCTGTGGTCGATGATTCGATCACATAAACACTCCTCTCTCGCAACGCTTACGAGGTTAGCTGTCGGATTCGGGTATGAGAGTAACCCTACCTTTAAAAAAGGATTCACCCCAAGTGACTAATAGCCACAATCATGGTTCCCCCGCTTCTTTCGAATTAAGCGATAAAAGATATTCATTTTTTTATATTGAAATATTACTCCCATCAAAAAAAGTTGTAAAGAAGAATTTTTTTCTTTTTTTTCGTCGTTATTTTATAGCAGAATAAACAACATTTTCTGTAAAAACGTCATCATTTGTCCATTTTAGTAACTTGAATTTCAAAAGTAATAGGCTTAAAATAGCCGTAGGTATAATGATAAAATTGAAAGATCGTATAAATCTAGTTTAAACACTTAGGAGATGAACAAATGGGTAACTTAGGATTCGGAGAAATTCTTATTATTATTGTCATTGCCCTATTGATTTTTGGTCCGTCAAAACTTCCTCAGTTAGGTAAAGCTGCAGGTCAAACATTAAGAGAATTTAAAAAAGGTATGAGCGGAATCATGGATGACGACTCAAATGAAAAAAAATAATCTTATCTAATATGTATGGGCAAGGGGCTGTCTAATAAGGGGTCTGACCCCTCACGATGAACTAGTATATAAAGTGATTTTGAATAAATTCACTCTATATATTGTGTTGTGGGGTCTGCCCCTTTTGCTTTTTAGACAGTCCCTATTTGTTTGGTGAAAATTTTTAAAAACGTTGGGGAAATTCCTTTTCACTTATGGGAAAATTCATTATCATAGTAAATAAAAGTAAATAGTAGAGGTGTTTAAAATAAAAAAGAAATTTTTTAACTTAGGGATAGGGATAATTATAGTTTTAATTATCATTTGGCTATTAAATCAAGTGAGCTTTGTTTTCACTCCATTAGTTATCTTTATTCAAACCCTGTTTATTCCGTTTTTAATTTCGGGAATTTTATACTATTTGGCGAGACCTGTTGTTAGGCTGCTAGAAGGATGGAAGATTCCAAGAAAACTAGCTATTATGCTGATATTTGTGATTTTGATTGGAATCGTCATTGCAGTGATTGAATTAATTGGTCCGTTATTACAAGATCAGTTTAAGCGGTTAATAGAAAATGTACCAGATATGGTGAAAGCCGCACAGGATGCTTTTACTTATTGGCAAAAAAATCAAGAATATATCCCTCAATTTGCAAAGGATATCATTGCAAATTTAACAACTAAATTGCAAACAAATGCATTGGCAACAGGGGGAGCGGTTGCCAAAGTTTTAGGAAATGTCTTTGGATTTATTTTCTCGCTAGTCATTGTTCCATTTATCCTGTTCTATATGTTAAATGATCGGGATCGGTTTGTACCAAATGTGACACGCTTTTTCCCTAAATCAAAGGAAAAAGAAATTCGTTCCGTTCTACATGATATGGACAAAGCACTTGGAGGCTATATCCAAGGTCAATTAATTGTTAGCTCTGTTGTTGGGATTCTTTTATTAATTGGTTATTTAATTATTGGTTTGGATTATGCGCTGATTCTAGCACTCTTTGGAATGGCAACCAATGTCATCCCATTCCTTGGACCATTTATCGCCGCGACGCCCGCTATTATCGTCGCTTTTTTCCAAAATCCGATTATGGCACTTTATGTCGTTATTATCATGTTTGTCGCTCAACAAATTGAAAGTAATTTGGTATCGCCACAGGTCATGGGAAAAACATTAAATGTTCATCCATTAACCATTATTCTACTCATCCTTGTCGGGGGGAATCTTGCAGGTGTGCTAGGGATGATTTTAATTATTCCGACCTATGCAGTATTGAAGGTTGTTGTTTTACACATCTATCAATTATTTAGGATTAGAAAAGTCGAATAAACAGTTGTAAGACCTTTACCGTTATTAGGTAAAGGTCTTTTTTGGTTAAAAAGATTATAATTTTAATTCCCTATTTCTCTATTGGGTCAAAAGTCCTAATTTGGATATGTTTTGAAAAAAATGAAGGAATTTAGGCATGGGAGTCGAAAGTTACATTATTATGGGGATTTAGAATATTGTATAAATTGAAAGTTTTTCTCATATTTTAGAGAAAGATTATTTTTGTCGTTCTTAGTTAGGGGGGGCCATATGATCACATTTCGAAATGTCAATAAGCATTATGGAGATTTTCATGTTTTAAAAGATATTAATCTAGAAATTAATCAAGGAGAGGTTGTCGTTGTTATTGGTCCATCGGGATCGGGGAAAAGTACAATGCTTCGATGTATCAATTGTTTGGAGACAATCTCAGATGGCGAACTAGTTGTCGGCGGAACTAAAGTAAATAACAAACATACGAATATCAATGATTTTCGACGAGATATAGGTATGGTGTTTCAACATTTTAATCTATATCCGCATAAAACGGTATTACAAAATATTACTTTAGCTCCTATTAAAGTGCTTGGTGAAGATAAGGCCAAAGCAGAGGAGACAGCCATGTATTATTTGGAGAAGGTTGGAATCCCTGATAAAGCAAATTCTTATCCATCTCAGCTATCAGGGGGACAGCAACAACGGGTCGCTATCGCCAGAGGACTTGCAATGAAACCAAAGGTAATGCTTTTTGATGAACCTACTTCTGCACTAGATCCCGAAATGATTGGGGAAGTCCTAGAAGTAATGAAATCATTAGCTAAAGAAGGGATGACGATGGTAGTAGTTACTCATGAGATGGGTTTTGCGAAAGAAGTAGCTAACCGTGTTGTATTTATGGATGAAGGGAGGATTGTCGAGGAAGGAAAGCCTATCGAATTCTTTGAGAATCCTCATGAAGAAAGAGCAAAGGTCTTTTTAAAGCGTGTGTTAAATCATTAAATATAAGGGGGAAATTTTAAATGAAGAAAATGAAAAAGTGGTTGTTTGTAGGGGTCATTTTTACATTAATCGCTGCCTTATTGGCAGGATGTGGAAAATCATCTTCTGGGGAGGAGAGCAAGAGCACCTTGGATAAAATCAAGGATCGCGGAAAATTTGTTGTAGGTGTTAAGTATGATACGTATTTATTTGGATATAAGGATCCTTCAAGTGGTGAAGTTACTGGATTTGATGTGGATATAGCCAAAGCGCTTGCAAAGGAAATTTTAGGTGATGAGAATAAGGTTGAGTTAGTAGAGATTACTTCTAAGACACGTATTCCGAAGTTGAAAAATGGGGATATTGATGCCATTATTGCGACTATGACAATTACGGATGAACGTAAAAAGGAAGTTAATTTCTCAGATGTATATTTTGATGCGGGTCAATCATTGTTAGTGAAAAAAGGAAGTAAAATTCAAAGTGTAAAAGATTTAGGAAAAGGTACGAAGGTATTAGCTGTGAAAGGAGCAACATCTGGAGAAAACGTAAAGGAAGCTGCTCCTGATACAGAATTACTGGAATTTGAAAACTATGCTGAAGCATTTACTGCTTTAAAATCCGGTAAAGGTGATGCACTTACAACGGATAACTCTATTCTTTATGGGATGGCGGCTCAAGATGATAACTATGAAGTAGTTGGGGGAACATTTACGGAAGAACCATATGGAATAGCGATTAAAAAAGATGATAAAAAATTTACAGACTATGTGAATAAATTCTTAAAGGAACTCAAAGATAGTGGAGAATATGACAAAATAAAAGATAAATGGATTAAGGAATAAAACTTCAATCTGGGATGGGCATTTATCTATGCCCGTCCTTGTAGTTGAACAACTTGTTTTATGAAGGAGGGAGACTATGCTTGATTTCTCCGTTTTAACTAATTATTTTGATCTCTATCTTGAAGGATTCCTTAATACTATAAAAGTTAGTTTAATTGGCCTTATTGGTAGCTTTATATTAGGGGTTATCGTAGCAGTAATGAGAATTGCCCCAATGAAAATTTTAAATTTTATTGGAGCATGTTTTGTTGAATTTATTAGAAATATTCCTCTCATTATCATTGTGTTTTTCTTTTATCATGGCTTAGCTACCTTTAAAATCAATTTAAGTGGTTTTGTTGCGGGAACCATTGGTCTTTCTATTTACACTGCTTCTTTTATTGCGGAAGCCGTACGTGCAGGAATTCAATCGGTTGATAAAGGACAAATGGAAGCGGGCCGTTCATCTGGACTGACTTATATCCAAACGATGAGGTACATAATTTTACCGCAAGCAGTTAAGATCGTTATCCCTCCAATTGGGAATCAATTTATTAATTTAGTTAAAAATTCATCCATATTAGGAGTAGTGGCTGGATTAGAATTAATGTATTTTGGAGATTACATTGCACAAAGAAATTATGTTATTTTTGATACGTATATATTTGTAGGTGTGTTTTATTTAATATTAACCGTCCCATTAAGCTTATTTGTTAATCATTTAGAAAAAAGATTAGCAAGAAGCTATTAAAAGGGGTGATAGAAGATGGATTTTTTAGGAGCTTATTCTGCAGGGAATCTTACCTATTTGTTAAAAGGTTTCTTAGTTACATTAGAAGTTGCTTTCATTTCGATAATATTAAGCTTTGTAATTGGTAGCATACTGGGGATATTAAGATATGCAAAGATCCCTGTTCTTTCTAAAATAGTGGCTGTCGTTGTAGAAGCATTACGTAATCTCCCTTTAATATTAATTATTTTCTTTACTTATTTTGGCTTACGTGAAGTAGGAATAAAAATGGAGATTATTACCGCAGCCATAACAGCGTTAACGATTTTCGAATCTGCCATGATTTCAGAGATTGTAAGAAGCGGCTTAAATTCTATTGAAAAAGGTCAAATAGAAGCTGCTCGGTCTTCGGGATTATCCTATATTCAAACAATGTGGAATATTATCCTACCACAAGCTTTGAAACGAATGATTCCTCCATTGGTTAGTCAGTTTATATCACTATTGAAAGATACTTCTTTAGCTATAATCATTGCGTTACCAGATCTGCTCCATAATGCACAGGGGATTTATAGTGGTCCAAAAGGTGGAAACTACGTTATACCAATTATTATACTAGTAGCAATCATGTATTTTGTAGTAAATTATGCCCTATCACTTCTATCAAGAGCGTTAGAGAAGCGTTTAGATACGAATAATAAAGGTGGAAGGCATAAGAATAGATTTCAAAAGAACAATCAACAAACTTTACCAAGTAATCTGTAACATATCCATTTTATGGAGCACCCTTTTGGTAGCTATAAAAGATTAGCAAAATATAAAATCCTCCACTTCTATCTGAAAATAAGTGGAGGATTTTAGTTTTTTATAGGACATGCATATACTCCTCAACAATTGGAAACTTAACTTTAATAGCCATTTCATTGCCATTATAGGAATAACTGATATTTCCATTATAACGCTTAATAATGTCAGAAATAATGAATGTCCCCAGTCCCTCATGATTCCCAGCTTTAGTCGTTTGATTGAATCGTTGAAATAAATGATCGGCAATTTCGTTTGGCAATTCTGTCGTTGAATTCTTGATTTCGAAAATAAAGAACCCTTTTTGTTTTCTGGTTGAGCAAATAATCTTTTTTTCCTTACTAATTGCAGCTGCATCTAGTGCATTGTCTAGTAAATTAGAAATTAAATTAACTTGGTCGACTGGTGGTAACGGGATATGGGATATTGGTTGATTCGAGTGTAAATTCAACTTAATTTTATCGTAATGAGACCGTGCGACTGCTTTTAAAAGAACAGCAGTCATGTGGCTTGATTCCCCTTGTATTGTGCCATTGACTGTTTGATAATCCTGTACCAAGGATTTCATATATTGATGTGCTTGATCATATTCTTTACTTTCAAACATATAATCCAAGGCATTGACATGCTTTAAAAAATCATGACGCTGTATACGTAAGTGCTGCACCGATTGATTGAAATGTTTTATTTCCTCTTGAATCGCATCAATTCTCTTTTGATATAGATAACTGTTTAAGCTAAGGTAATTGATTAGAAAATACATAAGATTAATTCCTGCTAGTAGGAAGATCACGCTAGTAATCTGTTTCGTTGCAAGGATACTTGCGATCATAAGTCCTTGGAAAAGGATGAAGCAGCAAAGAATAAGAAGGGATAGATTATTATTAATTGCCATTTTTCTTTTAAAATAGCCGAAGATGAAAACAGATACTAGTAAAAATATTATAGATATAATAGCTAAGTTATGGGATTTTATAATAAACAATAAGGCTACTAGAATACTATTCATACTAAAATATAATAAATGAAGCAGGTTGGTTTTCAACACGGTAGCTCCTTTTGCAACTTGATATGTAAAGTCACTAGCCAGTTTTTGAGAAAGATTTTAGTAATAATTTTTTTGTAATTGTTCTACATTCACTTTCGTCATCATGGCTGTTTTTTCAGTGTGATGGAAATGGACAATATAAGACTGTTTCGTGTAAAGAGAGAAGTTTTTGATATATTGTATATTAATAATAAAACCACGGTGTCCTCGAATAAAGCTTTTATTTGTTAACTTTGATTCTAGCTCCCCTAAAGTTTGATAGGTTTGGAATTCTCCTGTTTTTGTGACGATTGTCGTTGATCGACCTGTTCGTTCAATAAAAATAATCTCCTGCTTTTCGATCATATGTATATCAGATTTATACTTTAACATCATTTTATCTGTTTCTAACTTCTCTATATTGATATGATTGAATCGATGAATGCCTTTTAATAAACGCTCTTTAGAGTAGGGCTTTAAAATATAATCCAATACATTCAACTCGAAGGCATGTACGGCATATGCACTATATCCTGTTACAAAGATAATACGAATATTTAAAGCATTCGTATGTACAAAGTCTGCTAATTCATAACCGGACAAATTTGGCATTTCAATGTCAGTAATGAGAAGATCAATCTCTGTTGTTTTCAGTAATGAGTAGGCATGTTCAGAATTATTCGTTGCGAAGACAATTTCAATCTCCTCTTCTTTTTCCAAAATCGTTTGTAGTTTTTCTAAATCATATGCTTGATCATCCACTAAGCCAATCTTTATCATATACCCCACTCTTTACCAATAATAATATTTATATTGTACCAGATTCATCATGAAATTTGACCTATTCATGACATGAAAAAGACGTTTTGCGACATTTTTGAAGTCGGGAAAATGGTTATCGAGTATGATTAACATATCAAAAGGGCTGGAGGGATATCGAATGATTGAAATAAATAATGTTTCCCGAACATTTAAGGAAAAAAAGCAGGAAATTCATGCTGTTCAAAATGTAAGCTTTACAATCCCAACGGGTGAAGTTGTTGGTTTGCTCGGTGAAAATGGTGCAGGAAAAACAACATTATTACGAATGATCGCGACTATTTTAGAACCTACAAAAGGAGAAATTATTATAGATGGAAAAAATACTAGTCAGCAAACGATGGAAATAAAAAGGAAAATCGGGGTTCTTTTCGGTAGTGAAACAGGATTGTATGACCGGTTAACAGCGAAGGAAAATCTCCAATATTTTGCCAAACTATATGGCTTAAGCAAACATGAATCAAATGTGCGAATCGAAAATCTTGCGAAACGGTTTGGAATGAAGGAATATCTTGACCGAAAAGTAGGGGGGTTTTCTAAAGGAATGCGTCAAAAGGTAGCGATTGCTCGGACACTGATTCATAATCCAGATGTGATTCTTTTAGATGAGCCGACTACAGGTTTAGATATCACTTCGGCAAATATGTTTCGAGAGCTTATTCATCACTTGCGTAAAGAGGGAAAGACCATCGTATTCTCTAGTCATATTATGGAAGAGGTTGAACAGCTATGTCAGACCATTGTTATGATTCATAAGGGAAATTTGATTTATCATGGTTCCCTTCAGGAGCTGTATCAACAAGAAGAAACCGAGAATTTAAATTATATCTTTATGTCACGTATAGTGAGAGGTGAAACGGCATGATTTGGAATGTTTATCTGAAAGAGTTGAAGGATGCCTTTCGTGATCGAAAAACAATCTTTCTAAGCATTATTATCCCTATTTTGTTTAATATCGGTATTGTGTTTTTTATTGATAATTATATTCAGTCTGATAAGGAAGGCGATAGCATATCTGTATCAATCAATGAACAGACAGATACAGAAATTATTAATTGGTTTAAAGGTATCAAACAGCTGGATATTAACTTATCTGATGATCCCCTACATGAGGTGAAAGAAGGTAAGGCAGTAGTTGCCATTGATGTAAAAGAAGGAGCAAATCAAGTACCAGACATTACTGTTTATAGCGAACCGACAAGTAGTAAAGGAAGCTCGGCTACCGATATGATTCTAGGTTTACTTTCTTCCAAGAAGAATGAACAAATTATAGAGAAACTGGGGGAAGCAAATGTAAGCAGTTCGATTATGGAACCCTTCACCTATAAACAGGAATCGGTTACAGGTGAAAAAGATACGATGTCTAAATATATGATTTCTATCATGGCACAGCTTGTTATTGTTTTAGGTGTTTTAATGGGAGGACTACCGGCATCAAGTGACTTATTCGCCGGTGAAAAGGAAAGAAAAACAATGGAGGCATTAATGATGACTCCTGTGAAGAGAATTCATATTTTAGTAGGAAAGTGGTTTACGATTGCAACTCTTGGAATGATTAGTGGTATTTTTTCTGTACTAACTTTAGTAGCTTTTGTTCAATTATTTACGTCTAATATGAAGGAAGCTCTTCAGCTTGACCAGCATATTACTACATTTATAAGTAGTTTAGCTGTAGGTATAATTGTATTTGCTTTTCTAGTTTCCGCATTACAGATGGTCCTTAGCATGGCAGCAAATACGATGAAGGAAGCACAAAACTATGTATCACCTGTAATGATGGTATCGATGATTCCGTACTTTCTTTTAATTGGAATCACACCAAATGAATTTCAACCGTATCACTTTATTA contains:
- a CDS encoding APC family permease, which gives rise to MYSSFKRLLIGRPLKTHELGEQKLTKLKALAILSSDALSSVAYGTEQILIVLATISTLAFWYTIPIAIGVLFLLAALTLSYRQIIFSYPQGGGAYIVSKENLGINPGLIAGGSLLVDYILTVAVSISAGTDAITSAFPILHEHNVFIAVMLVIFITILNLRGLTESAAVLAYPIYLFVFALVMLIFVGMFKIATGQVSPQLHTSIGTPVAGISLFLLLRAFSSGCSALTGVEAISNAVPNFKAPAAKNAAATLALMGFILAVLFSGITFLTYWFGIAPKGNETVISQIAAQTFGRNFLYFFVQGTTALILVLAANTGFSAFPMLAYSLSRDKYMPRMFSIRGDRLGYSNGIIFLSIASILLIIAFKGKTEHLIPLYAVGVFIPFTLSQTGMSMKWLREKPKGWIGKLAINLIGALISFLVLAILFVTKFHQVWFVIIFLPIVVYTFYQIKKHYSAVGEQLRLSKHIEEEIKGNIFIVPVAGITTVVDRSINYAKSLSDQVIAVYVAFDKEDEKKMELQWAELNNGVRLVTLYSSYRSILHPLCKFLETIQAKATEKHYMVTVLVPQFIPKKRWHTILHNQSALLIRARLLWQKDIVVSTLPYKFKK
- the tatA gene encoding twin-arginine translocase TatA/TatE family subunit translates to MGNLGFGEILIIIVIALLIFGPSKLPQLGKAAGQTLREFKKGMSGIMDDDSNEKK
- a CDS encoding AI-2E family transporter — translated: MFKIKKKFFNLGIGIIIVLIIIWLLNQVSFVFTPLVIFIQTLFIPFLISGILYYLARPVVRLLEGWKIPRKLAIMLIFVILIGIVIAVIELIGPLLQDQFKRLIENVPDMVKAAQDAFTYWQKNQEYIPQFAKDIIANLTTKLQTNALATGGAVAKVLGNVFGFIFSLVIVPFILFYMLNDRDRFVPNVTRFFPKSKEKEIRSVLHDMDKALGGYIQGQLIVSSVVGILLLIGYLIIGLDYALILALFGMATNVIPFLGPFIAATPAIIVAFFQNPIMALYVVIIMFVAQQIESNLVSPQVMGKTLNVHPLTIILLILVGGNLAGVLGMILIIPTYAVLKVVVLHIYQLFRIRKVE
- a CDS encoding amino acid ABC transporter ATP-binding protein gives rise to the protein MITFRNVNKHYGDFHVLKDINLEINQGEVVVVIGPSGSGKSTMLRCINCLETISDGELVVGGTKVNNKHTNINDFRRDIGMVFQHFNLYPHKTVLQNITLAPIKVLGEDKAKAEETAMYYLEKVGIPDKANSYPSQLSGGQQQRVAIARGLAMKPKVMLFDEPTSALDPEMIGEVLEVMKSLAKEGMTMVVVTHEMGFAKEVANRVVFMDEGRIVEEGKPIEFFENPHEERAKVFLKRVLNH
- a CDS encoding transporter substrate-binding domain-containing protein; protein product: MKKMKKWLFVGVIFTLIAALLAGCGKSSSGEESKSTLDKIKDRGKFVVGVKYDTYLFGYKDPSSGEVTGFDVDIAKALAKEILGDENKVELVEITSKTRIPKLKNGDIDAIIATMTITDERKKEVNFSDVYFDAGQSLLVKKGSKIQSVKDLGKGTKVLAVKGATSGENVKEAAPDTELLEFENYAEAFTALKSGKGDALTTDNSILYGMAAQDDNYEVVGGTFTEEPYGIAIKKDDKKFTDYVNKFLKELKDSGEYDKIKDKWIKE
- a CDS encoding amino acid ABC transporter permease, translated to MLDFSVLTNYFDLYLEGFLNTIKVSLIGLIGSFILGVIVAVMRIAPMKILNFIGACFVEFIRNIPLIIIVFFFYHGLATFKINLSGFVAGTIGLSIYTASFIAEAVRAGIQSVDKGQMEAGRSSGLTYIQTMRYIILPQAVKIVIPPIGNQFINLVKNSSILGVVAGLELMYFGDYIAQRNYVIFDTYIFVGVFYLILTVPLSLFVNHLEKRLARSY
- a CDS encoding amino acid ABC transporter permease → MDFLGAYSAGNLTYLLKGFLVTLEVAFISIILSFVIGSILGILRYAKIPVLSKIVAVVVEALRNLPLILIIFFTYFGLREVGIKMEIITAAITALTIFESAMISEIVRSGLNSIEKGQIEAARSSGLSYIQTMWNIILPQALKRMIPPLVSQFISLLKDTSLAIIIALPDLLHNAQGIYSGPKGGNYVIPIIILVAIMYFVVNYALSLLSRALEKRLDTNNKGGRHKNRFQKNNQQTLPSNL
- a CDS encoding sensor histidine kinase, whose translation is MKTNLLHLLYFSMNSILVALLFIIKSHNLAIISIIFLLVSVFIFGYFKRKMAINNNLSLLILCCFILFQGLMIASILATKQITSVIFLLAGINLMYFLINYLSLNSYLYQKRIDAIQEEIKHFNQSVQHLRIQRHDFLKHVNALDYMFESKEYDQAHQYMKSLVQDYQTVNGTIQGESSHMTAVLLKAVARSHYDKIKLNLHSNQPISHIPLPPVDQVNLISNLLDNALDAAAISKEKKIICSTRKQKGFFIFEIKNSTTELPNEIADHLFQRFNQTTKAGNHEGLGTFIISDIIKRYNGNISYSYNGNEMAIKVKFPIVEEYMHVL
- a CDS encoding LytR/AlgR family response regulator transcription factor, whose amino-acid sequence is MIKIGLVDDQAYDLEKLQTILEKEEEIEIVFATNNSEHAYSLLKTTEIDLLITDIEMPNLSGYELADFVHTNALNIRIIFVTGYSAYAVHAFELNVLDYILKPYSKERLLKGIHRFNHINIEKLETDKMMLKYKSDIHMIEKQEIIFIERTGRSTTIVTKTGEFQTYQTLGELESKLTNKSFIRGHRGFIINIQYIKNFSLYTKQSYIVHFHHTEKTAMMTKVNVEQLQKNYY
- a CDS encoding ATP-binding cassette domain-containing protein, which encodes MIEINNVSRTFKEKKQEIHAVQNVSFTIPTGEVVGLLGENGAGKTTLLRMIATILEPTKGEIIIDGKNTSQQTMEIKRKIGVLFGSETGLYDRLTAKENLQYFAKLYGLSKHESNVRIENLAKRFGMKEYLDRKVGGFSKGMRQKVAIARTLIHNPDVILLDEPTTGLDITSANMFRELIHHLRKEGKTIVFSSHIMEEVEQLCQTIVMIHKGNLIYHGSLQELYQQEETENLNYIFMSRIVRGETA
- a CDS encoding ABC transporter permease; this translates as MIWNVYLKELKDAFRDRKTIFLSIIIPILFNIGIVFFIDNYIQSDKEGDSISVSINEQTDTEIINWFKGIKQLDINLSDDPLHEVKEGKAVVAIDVKEGANQVPDITVYSEPTSSKGSSATDMILGLLSSKKNEQIIEKLGEANVSSSIMEPFTYKQESVTGEKDTMSKYMISIMAQLVIVLGVLMGGLPASSDLFAGEKERKTMEALMMTPVKRIHILVGKWFTIATLGMISGIFSVLTLVAFVQLFTSNMKEALQLDQHITTFISSLAVGIIVFAFLVSALQMVLSMAANTMKEAQNYVSPVMMVSMIPYFLLIGITPNEFQPYHFIIPFMNIYALIKQLIYGIYDLNSILLVAGSSIIFIAITFTIASLMFQKSKWVLGKS